The following are from one region of the Stigmatella ashevillena genome:
- a CDS encoding PHP domain-containing protein: protein MKRGVVVGKLLRALVGLVLLGVGYIGFFTFAALFVEYPVVPTHTGIPPWPRGAFHVHTERSDGEGTAKEVAVAAKAAGLQFVVMTDHNDFTLREPVFLEGVLLVPGVEISTRYGHLVALGLRAPLEGDRAKQEGVRAVEVAGGLSVLAHPVQQRNPWKDPEGALRAQGFEQYSADTFFREAVRHPFSRLLPAIGAYLINPVHGVMTLVTPQPETTDKLLELSHDRSKLVLCSHDAHGRPRYEDVFRSLAMYLPPAALPAPLSAEPRVAADQVVQALASGQAICAFRALGEPMGFAVEGPVTARREARVGDVLRVRLPPHPPGRVRVEARGAGRVLQDGNSVELTAEGPVLIEAWVLAPGRFFGSEWKPWIAPGLVRVLPRDAGI from the coding sequence ATGAAGCGGGGTGTGGTTGTGGGCAAGCTCCTTCGAGCGCTCGTGGGGCTGGTGCTGCTGGGGGTGGGGTACATCGGCTTCTTCACCTTCGCGGCGCTCTTCGTGGAGTACCCGGTGGTGCCCACGCACACGGGGATCCCCCCGTGGCCGAGAGGCGCCTTCCACGTGCACACCGAGCGCTCGGATGGGGAGGGAACCGCGAAGGAGGTGGCGGTGGCGGCCAAGGCGGCAGGCCTCCAGTTCGTGGTGATGACGGACCACAATGACTTCACCCTGCGCGAGCCGGTCTTCCTGGAGGGGGTGCTGCTGGTGCCGGGCGTGGAGATCTCCACGCGGTATGGCCACCTCGTGGCGCTTGGACTGAGGGCGCCGCTGGAGGGAGACCGCGCGAAGCAGGAGGGGGTGAGGGCGGTGGAGGTGGCTGGAGGCCTCAGCGTTCTCGCGCACCCGGTGCAGCAGCGAAACCCCTGGAAGGATCCCGAGGGGGCCTTGCGCGCCCAGGGCTTCGAGCAGTACTCGGCGGACACATTCTTTCGGGAGGCGGTGCGCCATCCGTTCTCCCGGCTGCTGCCGGCGATCGGGGCCTACCTGATCAACCCGGTGCACGGGGTGATGACGCTGGTGACCCCGCAGCCCGAGACCACGGACAAACTGCTCGAACTGTCCCACGATCGTTCGAAGTTGGTGCTGTGCTCCCATGACGCGCATGGGCGGCCGCGTTACGAGGACGTCTTCCGGTCACTGGCCATGTACCTGCCTCCCGCCGCGTTGCCCGCACCGTTGTCTGCGGAGCCTCGGGTGGCGGCCGATCAGGTGGTCCAGGCCCTGGCGAGCGGTCAGGCGATCTGCGCCTTCCGGGCGTTGGGAGAGCCCATGGGGTTCGCGGTGGAGGGCCCGGTGACGGCCCGGCGCGAGGCCCGGGTGGGAGATGTGCTCAGAGTCCGGCTGCCGCCGCATCCGCCGGGACGTGTCCGGGTGGAAGCCCGGGGAGCGGGTCGGGTGCTGCAGGATGGCAACTCGGTGGAACTGACGGCGGAGGGGCCCGTCCTGATCGAGGCCTGGGTGTTGGCACCGGGGAGGTTCTTCGGCTCGGAATGGAAGCCCTGGATTGCCCCAGGGCTGGTGCGCGTGCTGCCACGGGACGCGGGCATCTGA
- a CDS encoding 3-deoxy-D-manno-octulosonic acid transferase: MRLLYILASYVLFALLFPVLSVYRKTRHGLGQRLGFYAPGVLPGGSGPMLWLHGASAGDLLALSPMFGPLRERFPGCRILLSTTTNTGFLMARDRLAKQIDGVVYAPYDVWGATRRAVKAIQPDLLVLEYTEIWPNLIRAAKRKGASIALTNGRFSPKNLGKYRWLFALIGNPLRDMDLFLMRQEEEAERARHLGAPGARVWVTGNTKFDALAAAPVQEDEALRRALGLPEGGPVLMAGSTHEGEEALLLSVYRRLLPAHPSLRLVVAPRYIDRAERILGLAREAGLTAGLRSRNNPEGGQVVVLDTMGELGRAYRLATLVFVGGSFTKRGGQNILEPAGQGKPVLYGPHMDNFQDSVQVLEGRGGIQVQDAEALHLRVSELLSRPEALQALGEQARQTVSQISGASRRNVEHMAKLLAEVPSHPMEKQE, encoded by the coding sequence ATGCGCCTCCTCTATATCCTCGCCAGCTACGTGCTCTTCGCGCTCTTGTTCCCGGTGCTCTCGGTGTACCGGAAGACGCGCCATGGCCTGGGGCAGCGACTGGGGTTCTACGCGCCGGGCGTCCTGCCGGGCGGCTCCGGTCCCATGCTCTGGCTGCATGGGGCCAGCGCGGGAGACCTGCTGGCGCTCTCTCCGATGTTCGGGCCGTTGAGGGAGCGATTTCCGGGCTGCCGGATCCTGCTCTCCACGACGACGAACACAGGTTTCTTGATGGCGAGGGACCGGCTGGCCAAGCAGATCGACGGGGTGGTGTACGCCCCCTACGATGTGTGGGGCGCCACGCGCCGGGCGGTGAAGGCCATCCAGCCGGACCTACTGGTGCTGGAGTACACGGAGATCTGGCCCAACCTCATCCGGGCGGCGAAGCGGAAGGGGGCCAGCATCGCGCTGACCAACGGGCGTTTCTCCCCGAAGAACCTGGGAAAGTACCGGTGGCTCTTCGCGCTGATCGGCAACCCGCTGAGGGACATGGACCTGTTCCTGATGCGCCAGGAAGAGGAGGCCGAGCGGGCACGGCACTTGGGAGCGCCCGGCGCGCGTGTCTGGGTGACGGGCAACACGAAGTTCGATGCACTGGCCGCGGCGCCTGTCCAGGAGGATGAGGCGCTGCGGCGAGCGCTGGGACTGCCCGAGGGTGGCCCGGTGCTGATGGCAGGGAGCACCCACGAAGGGGAGGAAGCCCTGCTGCTCTCGGTGTACCGCCGCTTGCTTCCGGCGCATCCCTCGCTCCGGCTGGTGGTGGCACCGAGGTACATCGACCGGGCGGAGCGCATTCTGGGGCTGGCCCGGGAAGCGGGGCTGACCGCGGGGTTGCGCTCACGGAACAACCCGGAAGGCGGCCAGGTGGTGGTGCTCGACACCATGGGGGAACTGGGCCGGGCGTACCGGCTGGCGACCCTGGTGTTCGTGGGAGGCTCGTTCACGAAGCGGGGCGGGCAGAACATCCTGGAGCCGGCGGGACAGGGAAAGCCGGTGCTCTATGGTCCGCACATGGACAACTTCCAGGACAGCGTGCAGGTGCTGGAGGGGCGGGGAGGCATCCAGGTCCAGGATGCGGAAGCGCTCCACCTCCGGGTGTCGGAGCTGCTGTCGCGGCCAGAGGCGCTCCAGGCGCTGGGGGAGCAGGCACGGCAGACGGTGAGCCAGATTTCCGGCGCCAGTCGGCGCAACGTGGAGCACATGGCGAAGCTCTTGGCCGAAGTGCCCTCCCACCCCATGGAAAAGCAGGAGTAA